A region from the Triticum aestivum cultivar Chinese Spring chromosome 3D, IWGSC CS RefSeq v2.1, whole genome shotgun sequence genome encodes:
- the LOC123075693 gene encoding uncharacterized protein, which translates to MGRKVCISPAIIALVVLAGLRANASAFAGGAAASMDAALAVRQLTPTLSSMKLEDAVLPELAVDLEVHRRILLGIPQRTENRDGPACLKNGCPADGGAYTDRGCLKKYGCSLTPPQSTVN; encoded by the coding sequence ATGGGCAGAAAGGTGTGCATCTCCCCTGCAATCATCGCGCTTGTAGTGCTTGCTGGCCTGCGCGCGAATGCTTCCGCCTTCGCCGGCGGTGCCGCTGCCAGCATGGACGCGGCGCTGGCTGTGCGGCAGCTGACGCCAACGCTGTCGTCGATGAAGCTGGAGGACGCCGTGTTGCCGGAGCTGGCGGTGGACCTAGAGGTGCACCGCCGCATCCTCTTGGGCATCCCCCAGCGAACCGAGAACCGCGATGGGCCAGCCTGCCTGAAGAATGGGTGTCCGGCGGACGGAGGAGCGTATACCGACCGCGGATGCCTCAAGAAGTACGGCTGCTCGTTAACGCCACCACAGTCCACAGTGAACTGA
- the LOC123075694 gene encoding uncharacterized protein: MDTKACISLVILALVLAGPDTRAAALAGIDAAAAVMPTSSSSSSRIKLEDGVAPELLDSTTVDLEGHRRVLAGRGISASSLNPNKAACTRTCPARGGAYTGRACLRRYQCR, from the coding sequence ATGGACACAAAGGCGTGCATCTCGCTTGTAATCCTCGCGCTCGTGCTCGCCGGCCCGGACACGAGGGCTGCGGCGCTCGCCGGCATCGACGCCGCGGCGGCGGTTATGCCaacgtcgtcgtcgtcttcttcccGCATAAAGCTTGAGGACGGCGTGGCGCCGGAGCTCCTGGATTCGACCACGGTGGACCTGGAGGGGCACCGCCGCGTCCTCGCCGGCAGAGGCATCAGCGCGAGTTCCCTGAACCCCAACAAGGCAGCCTGTACCAGGACGTGCCCGGCGCGCGGAGGGGCCTACACCGGCCGGGCATGCCTCAGAAGATACCAGTGCCGTTAG
- the LOC123075695 gene encoding uncharacterized protein gives MGRKASCISLVILVLVLAGLDAKSAAGYSVDQAAMKLEDGVAPELGVVTAVDLDVRRHVLHSISPQYVQEPSRPACVEGCGARGERYTGRDCKKKYQCG, from the coding sequence ATGGGGAGAAAGGCGTCGTGCATCTCGCTTGTGATCCTCGTGCTTGTGCTCGCTGGCCTCGATGCGAAGTCCGCGGCTGGCTACAGCGTCGACCAGGCGGCGATGAAGCTGGAGGACGGCGTGGCGCCGGAGCTCGGGGTGGTGACGGCGGTGGACCTGGATGTGCGTCGACACGTTCTCCACAGCATCAGCCCACAATACGTGCAGGAGCCCAGCAGGCCAGCCTGCGTCGAGGGGTGCGGGGCGCGCGGAGAGCGGTACACCGGCCGGGATTGCAAGAAAAAGTACCAGTGCGGTTAA